A genomic stretch from Strongyloides ratti genome assembly S_ratti_ED321, chromosome : 1 includes:
- a CDS encoding Lipase EstA/Esterase EstB family-containing protein has protein sequence MAILGKTRLLLFITLFKILLINLSYQQDDRPIKGPLTNHFTDWLVSHGYEADNFERTDIGPNGSFGGKIRSNERITHEPVIFVHGTGDAALHTQAPAATGWSRSIKYFMEQNYTSGELYATTWGDTWGNGNILDSYNKMHTCANLISLRRFFEAVIRYTKAKKVDVIAHSVGVIFARKVIKGGTLIGTDGNCSLGPPLTSRVDTFLGISGPNYGLCICQLAQTVPAWCNALDGLYPGYTCDDQMLCGYPSADCKQKNYSSFLETVNQDSTREGDHVYAMWSDVDEILMFRGLTWGKPTSRIPNMNGRWVSDRNTHVGMKDFTELRQFEAVVHHSI, from the exons ATGGCCATATTAGGCAAAACAAG attattgttatttattacattatttaaaatattattaattaatttatcatatcaACAAGATGACAGACCAATAAAAGGTCCCTTAACAAATCATTTTACAGATTGGTTAGTATCTCATGGTTATGAAGCAGATAATTTTGAAAGAACAGACATCGGTCCAAATGGTTCTTTTGGTGGTAAAATAAGAAGTAATGAAAGAATAACTCATGAACCTGTTATCTTTGTTCATGGTACTGGTGATGCAGCACTCCATACTCAGGCACCAGCAGCAACAGGTTGGAGTagaagtataaaatattttatggaACAAAATTATACTTCTGGTGAGTTATATGCAACAACCTGGGGTGATACATGGGGAAATGGAAATATTCTTGattcttataataaaatgcaTACATGTGCTAATTTAATTAGTTTAAGAAGATTTTTTGAAGCTGTTATAAGATATACAAAAGCTAAAAAAGTTGATGTTATAGCTCATAGTGTTGGTGTTATTTTTGCaagaaaagttataaaaGGAGGAACATTAATTGGAACAGATGGAAATTGTTCGTTAGGACCACCATTAACAAGTAGAGTTGATACATTTTTAGGAATATCAGGACCAAATTATGGTTTATGTATATGTCAATTGGCACAAACAGTTCCAGCATGGTGTAATGCTTTAGATGGTTTATATCCAGGATATACTTGTGATGATCAAATGTTATGTGGTTATCCTTCAGCTGAttgtaaacaaaaaaattattcctCTTTTCTTGAAACTGTTAATCAAGATTCAACAAGAGAAGGAGATCATGTTTATGCAATGTGGTCAGATGTTgatgaaatattaatgttCCGTGGATTAACTTGGGGTAAACCAACATCAAGAATACCAAATATGAATGGTCGATGGGTCTCTGATAGAAATACACATGTAGGTATGAAAGATTTTACTGAATTAAGACAATTTGAAGCTGTTGTTCATCACtcaatttaa
- a CDS encoding Integrin beta-PS gives MTRIRHIFILLIFPFLISTADIQSSGYTGKFLETDENFPCRSLPADNYTCSACIQFHESCAWCSYENFDDNNQYPRCDNVKRLEEHGCPTNSIEFPQKSFEVIEDEPLSDSRHIDDEHQDEAIQLKPQEVDVVIRPTSKVRFEVTYKQALDYPVDLYYLMDLSYSMKDDKQKLSELGDLLAGRMRNITKNFRLGFGSFIDKKLMPFVDPRPEKQLSPCAEPCAEPYGFKNQMRLTQNTHRFSKEVQEAQISGNLDAPEGGFDAVMQTLACNKSIGWRERARKMIVFSTDAGFHYAGDGRLAGVVTPNDGQCHLDDNGYYTKSLEQDYPSIALLHQKMKEKKVNMIFAVTENHKHLYKQLSDALPDISSSVGVLADDSSNIVQLIEEEYNKISEKIIMVDNVNASSGLKISYKSRCLNGGPLIDTNVCDNIKVGDEVTFEVTLEAVHCVDQRDFELLIGPSGLEDTLKVNVKVLCDCDCESTIESRSSHCGGKGNLVCGICDCIDGYTGKNCQCDAGDLSSVALEAKCKKTNDSLPCEGRGQCICGQCQCYTRSNPDEIISGPFCECDNFNCPRHNRILCNGHRCDCGVCTCAPGWTGRACECPIGVDQCLSENGKVCNDHGTCICGKCQCDESYSGPKCEICPTCPTKCVEYKPCVMCQQWGTGPYNQTKCDECPFTVIPVKELPTLNLTETEGQECQFVDPADDCTFYFLYYTDGKDNLTVWVKEIKDCPAPFPVLVVVLAVIAAIVLLGLILLFLWKLITLIHDRREFAKFEQERLAARWTTNENPIYKQATTTFKNPVYSGSEKSKLL, from the coding sequence ATGACTAGAATAAggcatatatttatattattaatatttcctTTCCTAATATCGACAGCAGATATTCAATCTTCAGGATATACGggaaaatttttagaaacaGATGAAAATTTTCCATGTCGATCGTTACCAGCAGATAATTATACATGTTCAGCATGTATTCAATTTCATGAATCATGTGCATGGTGTTCttatgaaaattttgatGATAATAATCAATACCCCAGATGTGATAATGTTAAAAGACTTGAAGAACATGGTTGTCCAACAAATTCAATAGAATTTCCTCAAAAATCTTTTGAAGTTATTGAAGATGAACCATTGTCAGATTCTAGGCATATTGATGATGAACATCAAGATGAGGCTATTCAATTAAAACCACAAGAGGTTGATGTTGTAATTAGACCAACATCAAAAGTAAGATTTGAAGTTACCTATAAACAAGCATTAGATTATCCTGttgatttatattatttgatgGATTTGTCTTATTCTATGAAAGATGATAAACAGAAATTATCAGAATTAGGAGATCTTCTTGCAGGAAGAATGagaaatataacaaaaaattttagactTGGTTTTGGTagttttattgataaaaaattaatgccATTTGTTGATCCAAGACCAGAAAAACAATTATCACCCTGTGCTGAACCTTGTGCTGAACCATATGgatttaaaaatcaaatgaGATTAACACAAAATACTCATAGATTTTCTAAAGAAGTTCAAGAAGCTCAGATATCTGGTAATCTTGATGCTCCTGAAGGTGGTTTTGATGCTGTTATGCAAACATTAGCCTGTAACAAAAGTATTGGATGGAGAGAAAGAGCTCGTAAAATGATAGTCTTCTCAACTGATGCTGGTTTCCATTATGCTGGTGATGGTAGATTAGCTGGTGTTGTAACTCCAAATGATGGTCAATGTCATCTCGATGATAATGGttattatacaaaaagtTTAGAACAAGACTATCCAAGTATAGCTTTACTTCATCAAAAAATGAAGGAAAAAAAAGTCAACATGATATTTGCTGTAACAGAAAATCATAAACATCTTTATAAACAACTTTCTGATGCCTTACCTGATATCTCATCATCTGTAGGTGTTCTTGCTGATGATTCTAGTAATATTGTTCAATTAATTGAAgaagaatataataaaatcagtgaaaaaattattatggtTGATAATGTTAATGCATCAAGTggtttaaaaattagttataaaTCTAGATGTCTTAATGGTGGACCTTTAATTGATACAAATGTAtgtgataatattaaagttgGTGATGAAGTTACCTTTGAAGTAACTTTAGAAGCTGTACATTGTGTTGATCAAAGAGATTTTGAACTTCTTATTGGACCTTCTGGTTTAGAAGATACCTTAAAGGTTAATGTTAAAGTTTTATGTGACTGTGATTGTGAATCAACAATTGAGTCAAGATCATCACATTGTGGTGGTAAAGGAAATTTAGTTTGTGGTATTTGTGATTGTATTGATGGGTACACAGGAAAGAATTGTCAATGTGATGCTGGAGATTTATCCTCAGTTGCCTTAGAAgctaaatgtaaaaaaacaaatgatTCACTACCATGTGAGGGTAGAGGACAATGTATTTGTGGTCAATGTCAATGTTACACTAGAAGTAATCCTGATGAAATAATCAGTGGACCATTTTGTGAATGTGATAATTTCAATTGTCCAAGACACAATAGAATTCTTTGTAATGGACATAGATGTGATTGTGGTGTTTGTACTTGTGCACCAGGATGGACTGGTAGAGCATGTGAATGTCCAATTGGAGTAGATCAATGTTTATCAGAAAATGGTAAAGTTTGTAATGATCATGGTACATGTATTTGTGGAAAATGTCAATGTGATGAATCATATTCAGGACCAAAATGTGAAATATGTCCTACCTGTCCCACAAAATGTGTTGAATATAAACCTTGTGTTATGTGTCAACAATGGGGAACTGGACCATATAACCAAACAAAATGTGATGAATGTCCATTTACAGTTATTCCGGTTAAAGAATTACCAACACTTAATTTAACAGAAACAGAAGGACAAGAATGCCAATTTGTTGATCCAGCAGATGATTGTACATTTTATTTCCTCTATTATACAGATggtaaagataatttaacaGTTTGGgttaaagaaattaaagaTTGCCCTGCTCCATTCCCTGTTTTAGTTGTTGTTTTGGCTGTCATTGCAGCTATTGTTCTTCTTGGTTTAATACTTTTGTTCCTTTGGAAATTAATTACACTAATCCATGATCGTCGTGAATTTGCCAAATTTGAACAGGAACGCCTTGCTGCTAGGTGGACAACAAATGAAAATCCTATCTATAAACAAGCAACGACGACCTTTAAAAATCCTGTCTACTCGGGGTctgaaaaaagtaaattgtTATAG
- a CDS encoding Integrin alpha-PS2 — protein sequence MQPDTMFGYSIDFVRNKDEYNLVVGAPRAQSAGNRAISKGGAVYSCQTGSTRCQEILFDRNGNERRLNGSKSLPIEEKSHQMFGSTIVASGGNVLACAPHYKYFFSKFEVIEPVGTCYYAQNNFEKITEFAPCRQEPARHGHHRFGYGMCGFSASIADEGNERLFINGPGVWYWQGAIFSQNIKNITDRPNTSDGPASHDHWQRGYSSAVGDFDGDKKDDVVVGVPRGNDLHGFVSIYNRKLNSIANLTDKNSQQGQYFGGAVGVADLNNDGLDDVIVGSPFYTDYKTVKDIKTQERKPQYDVGKITVFLQTSVGVFDEGTSIVGTSQWGRFGHSIASTGDINGDGYNDFIVGAPYDGVDGKGAVYIYHGSKNGVVKKFAQKIEAGQIRSDLKTFGFSLATGKDIDKNAYPDIAIGAMQSGHAVILRSKPVIKVEGQVTSGKKIINLDNKTCMSEFGKISCEKVKYCVKYDGKLTPEHRNIDLKVRVQLDSKKPLSPRPFFSRRDIDRKKGVQISNESKNKNQPDVIEQIVSLHKGREHCDSFEVFIPDTIRDKITPINILVNYTYIEKRSLSSELDAALDTTTGAAFETELMIDKNCGDDDKCTPDLQLYATTSKDKFILGSEDQNIVVNVTVRNRGEDSYLSQFFIDIPKGFEYGGVENYASTAPVSCSEFIDDELTVEDDKKKSKKKNDKNDKKKEKKDDHYRMVCDIGNPLPENKDSEFGFILRGTAIDPEVEDVVVKMFVNSTFGEEARGNEKDNELIIKVPVEIKAQLDVIGRSNPEQVDYSIRNRTKGVNAQFDNEVGPLVGHLFQVINRGPSIIDKSTLDVFWPSFGETGKHLLYLIDTPFVSDDKKVKCRVRQAQNINPESLTIGNEHNILSIVANPQAPKKTQSSAKSSGMRIKREWEDLTHDERVRNQKKELKAAVLASKGRESAIEYKGSLHKGNVDCGALNCTQITCEIGRMAPDEFVLIEIFSRLWVNSLIDDGVYEADISSLALSRITSLPVAPKYSPPPQIFSVTTDVNPTDPEQFAPDLPWWLYLLAILIGLLILALCILCLWRCGFFKRNRPQAEKARLVEGVDKGGYYADNHTRYNQPSMYDSRTHGDKI from the coding sequence ATGCAACCAGATACTATGTTTGGATATTCAATTGACTTTGTTAGAAATAAAGATGAGTATAATTTAGTTGTTGGTGCTCCACGTGCTCAATCTGCTGGTAATCGTGCCATATCTAAAGGTGGTGCTGTTTACTCATGTCAGACAGGTTCAACAAGATGTCAAGAAATTCTTTTTGACAGAAATGGTAATGAAAGAAGATTAAATGGATCTAAAAGTTTACCTATTGAAGAAAAGTCTCATCAAATGTTTGGTTCAACTATTGTTGCTTCTGGTGGAAATGTCTTAGCATGTGCCCcacattataaatattttttttctaaatttgaAGTTATTGAACCTGTTGGTACATGTTATTATgcacaaaataattttgaaaaaattactGAATTTGCTCCATGTAGACAGGAACCAGCTAGACATGGTCATCATAGATTTGGTTATGGTATGTGTGGTTTTTCAGCTTCTATTGCTGATGAAGGAAATGaaagattatttattaatggtCCTGGTGTTTGGTATTGGCAGGGTGCAATATTTtcacaaaatattaaaaatattactgaTAGACCTAATACAAGTGATGGTCCAGCTTCACATGATCATTGGCAAAGAGGATACTCATCTGCTGTAGGTGATTTTGATGGAGATAAAAAAGATGATGTTGTTGTTGGTGTTCCTCGTGGTAATGATCTCCATGGATTTGtatcaatatataatagaaaattaaattcaATTGCCAATTTAACAGATAAAAATAGTCAACAGGGACAATATTTTGGTGGTGCTGTTGGAGTGGCAGATCTTAATAATGATGGTCTTGATGATGTTATTGTCGGTAGTCCATTTTATACTGACTATAAAACAGTCAAAGATATTAAGACACAAGAAAGAAAGCCGCAATATGATGTTGGTAAGATAACTGTCTTCTTACAAACTTCTGTTGGTGTTTTTGATGAAGGTACATCAATTGTTGGTACCAGTCAATGGGGAAGATTTGGTCATTCTATTGCATCAACAGGTGATATTAATGGTGATGGttataatgattttattgTTGGTGCTCCATATGATGGTGTTGATGGAAAAGGTGCTGTCTACATTTATCATGGATCTAAAAATGgtgttgtaaaaaaatttgctCAAAAAATTGAGGCAGGACAAATTAGAAGTGACCTTAAAACATTTGGATTTTCATTAGCTACAGGTAaagatattgataaaaatgcTTATCCAGATATAGCAATTGGTGCAATGCAATCTGGGCATGCAGTTATATTAAGATCAAAACCAGTAATTAAAGTTGAAGGACAAGTAACTTctggtaaaaaaataataaatttggaTAATAAAACATGTATGAGTGAATTTGGAAAAATATCATgtgaaaaagtaaaatattgtGTTAAATATGATGGTAAATTAACACCAGAACATAGAAATATTGACTTAAAAGTTAGAGTACAATTAGATTCAAAAAAACCTTTATCACCAAGACCATTCTTTAGTAGAAGAGAtattgatagaaaaaaagGTGTTCAAATATCTAatgaatcaaaaaataaaaatcaaccTGATGTTATTGAACAAATAGTTTCATTACATAAAGGACGTGAACATTGTGATAGTTTTGAAGTATTTATTCCAGATACTATAAGAGATAAAATAACACCTATAAATATCCTTgttaattatacatatatagaaaaaagaaGTTTATCAAGTGAATTAGATGCTGCATTAGACACAACAACTGGTGCTGCATTTGAAACAGAATTAatgattgataaaaattgtgGTGATGATGATAAATGTACACCTGATTTACAATTATATGCCACAACTagtaaagataaatttattcttgGTAGTGAAGATCAAAATATAGTTGTAAATGTTACTGTAAGAAATAGAGGTGAAGATTCATATTTATCACAATTTTTCATTGATATTCCAAAAGGATTTGAATATGGTGGTGTTGAAAATTATGCATCTACTGCTCCTGTTAGTTGTTCTGAATTTATTGATGATGAGTTGACTGTTGAagatgataagaaaaaatctaaaaaaaagaatgataaaaatgataagaaaaaagaaaaaaaagatgatcATTATAGAATGGTTTGTGATATTGGAAATCCTTTACCAGAAAATAAAGATTCAGAATTTGGTTTTATACTTCGAGGAACAGCAATAGATCCAGAAGTAGAGGATGTTGTTGTTAAGATGTTTGTTAATTCAACATTTGGTGAAGAAGCTCGTGGtaatgaaaaagataatgaattaataattaaagtaCCAGTTGAAATCAAAGCACAATTAGATGTTATTGGAAGATCAAATCCTGAACAAGTTGATTATTCTATTAGAAATAGAACTAAAGGTGTTAATGCTCAATTTGATAATGAAGTTGGACCTCTCGTTGGCCACCTTTTCCAAGTAATAAATAGAGGTCCAtcaattattgataaatcaACATTAGATGTCTTTTGGCCATCTTTTGGTGAAACAggaaaacatttattataccTTATTGATACACCATTTGTTTCtgatgataaaaaagttaaatgcCGTGTAAGACAGGCACAAAATATTAATCCAGAAAGTTTGACTATTGGAAATgaacataatattttaagtattGTTGCCAATCCACAAGCTCCAAAAAAAACTCAAAGTAGTGCAAAAAGTAGTGGCATGAGAATTAAAAGAGAATGGGAGGATTTAACTCATGATGAAAGAGTtagaaatcaaaaaaaagaattaaaagcTGCAGTTCTTGCATCAAAAGGACGTGAAAGTGCAATTGAATATAAGGGATCTCTTCATAAGGGAAATGTTGATTGTGGTGCATTGAATTGTACACAAATAACTTGTGAAATTGGAAGAATGGCACCTGAtgaatttgttttaattgaaatattttcacGACTTTGGGTAAATTCATTAATAGACGATGGCGTTTATGAAGCAGATATATCATCATTAGCATTATCAAGAATAACTTCCTTACCAGTAGCACCAAAATATTCACCCCCACCACAAATATTTTCTGTTACTACTGATGTCAATCCAACAGATCCAGAACAATTTGCTCCAGATCTCCCATGGTGGTTATATTTATTAGCTATACTTATTGGTCTTCTTATATTGGCATTATGTATATTATGTTTGTGGCGTTGTGGATTTTTCAAGAGAAATAGACCACAAGCAGAGAAAGCTAGACTTGTTGAAGGTGTAGATAAAGGTGGTTATTATGCTGATAATCACACGAGGTATAATCAACCATCAATGTACGATTCTAGAACACATggagataaaatttaa
- a CDS encoding Protein EFR3 homolog B has protein sequence MYQSFLCCWSTFKPRHYKLVDSVYPKNELESRPNANIDKLVFYSCSHGEKLSRIGEYLFLKLSRDLYRQKLARVRVGTECFIRLLKSSHHHNSQSSFIDSYLKMVEKLLETNDSQMEDLAIECYIVFAQIDEVQPNYLRRYDSFIPKFSSMCFANRGNRIKQQRCNGLKGLLALIWRATSADYHSDFWNHEHMDKVIPSILFNIKEDDDETSSDNVRFSVNTFSSQENTEPYIIAAECLREIMGKSSYGSFQCVLEPLLTFCDDQKKWLPPATFATHVFKVVVYSIQGTSSIIVIEQLLKHLDKFKTKNVQERIGMATVLSNIVLIAGQSIGPLLLATYNNMLKNLKMSVTFQKSGRCKDVENELVFQETFTHAIGNFASILPDYQKVEIMTFTTNEICKIPDNEEKASIDSYYHHVLASTFLKIATKYKTVYLSNLFTDNFMSTLLRLGLHPNIDIRLIVQKIFHTLLDRKNNLKNLENLQFINEIEELNLTIEKCSKADQMFSRRFITSVSDVFYDIMFLVPNEDEKVISAHIEAILCTMSLFCVEVGCDETLVEMIHLCASYQAMAININNDFSTLKRYNIHMLCGKFFNFISLILQIPSFLQHVKDIINLRKDSLTIDSIENGSFEEMFDRNLIVEALKASGLDVGRFNIPLGSSADKMGKDPLLKIGTPHRKSSNFSNGDSRNQFILPNNISFDISIDWSPEASEAGTRRNTLIENKEIDTINSSTIVSLRQIMHSPNTSSDEIRKDKDKSIALLMPYRKGHIDDVSKALLRDNSSNLSTKIKNIIEKTNIQEEERSYLRNKPKNVFDIAIPESFIF, from the exons atgtatcaATCGTTTTTATGTTGCTGGTCAACTTTTAAACCCAGACACTATAAATTAGTTGATTCTGTGTATCCAAAAAATGAATTAGAGTCAAGACCAAATGcgaatattgataaattagtATTCTATTCATGTTCTCATGGAGAAAAATTATCTAGAATAGgtgaatatttatttttaaaattgagtAGAGATTTGTATAGACAAAAACTTGCCAGAGTCAGA gTTGGTACAGAATGCTTTAtaagattattaaaatcatcTCATCATCATAATTCTCAAAGTTCATTCATAGATTCATATCTTAAGATGgttgaaaaattattggaAACAAATGATTCTCAGATGGAAGATTTAGCAATTGAATGTTATATAGTATTTGCACAAATTGATGAGGTACAACCAAATTATTTACGGAGATATGATTCTTTCATACCTAAATTTTCATCTATGTGTTTTGCAAATAGGGGAAATCGTATTAAACAACAACGTTGTAATGGTTTAAAGGGTCTTTTGGCTTTAATATGGAGGGCAACCTCTGCTGATTATCATTCCGATTTCTGGAATCATGAACATATGGATAAGGTTATTccatcaattttatttaatatcaaaGAAGACGATGATGAAACATCATCAGATAATGTAAGATTTTCAGTGAATACATTTTCTTCACAAGAAAACACAGAACCTTACATTATTGCAGCTGAATGTTTAAGAGAAATAATGGGAAAATCATCTTATGGTTCATTTCAATGTGTCCTAGAACCTTTGTTAACTTTTTGTGATGATCAAAAGAAATGGCTTCCTCCAGCAACATTTGCCACTCATGTTTTTAAAGTGGTTGTTTATTCTATTCAAGGAACTAGTTCAATTATTGTTATAGAACAATTACTTAAGCatttagataaatttaaaactaaaaatgtTCAGGAACGTATTGGTATGGCTACTGTTCTTTCAAATATTGTTCTTATTGCTGGTCAATCTATTGGTCCACTTCTACTAGcaacatataataatatgttaaaaaatttaaaaatgtctGTTACTTTTCAGAAATCTGGTAGATGTAAGGATGTTGAAAATGAATTAGTTTTCCAAGAAACTTTTACTCATGCTATAGGAAATTTTGCCTCAATTTTACCTGATTATCAAAAAGTAGAAATTATGACTTTTACAACAAATGAGATATGTAAAATTCCTGATAATGAGGAAAAAGCAAGTATTGATTCATATTATCATCATGTACTTGCCAGTACATTCTTAAAAATTgcaacaaaatataaaactgtTTATCTATCAAATTTGTTTACAGATAATTTTATGTCAACTTTACTTCGTTTAGGATTACATCCAAATATTGATATCAGATTAAttgttcaaaaaatttttcatacacttttagatagaaaaaataatcttaagAATTTAGAAAATCTTCAATTTATAAATGAGATAGAggaattaaatttaacaatagaAAAATGTTCTAAGGCGGATCAAATGTTTTCAAGGCGTTTTATAACCTCTGTTTCGGATgtattttatgatataatGTTTCTTGTACCAAATGAGGATGAAAAAGTTATTTCAGCACATATTGAAGCTATCCTTTGTACAATGTCTCTTTTTTGTGTTGAAGTAGGTTGTGATGAGACATTAGTAGAGATGATCCATTTATGTGCTAGTTACCAGGCAATGgctataaatattaacaatgATTTTAGTactttaaaaagatataatattcATATGCTTTgtggaaaattttttaattttatttcactAATCCTTCAAATACCATCATTCCTTCAACATGTCaaagatattataaatttaagaaaagaTAGTTTAACTATTGATTCTATTGAAAATGGATCTTTTGAAGAAATGTTTGATAGAAATTTAATTGTTGAAGCTTTAAAGGCAAGTGGACTTGATGTTGGAAGATTTAACATTCCATTGGGAAGTAGTGCAGATAAAATGGGTAAAGAtcctttattaaaaattggaACACCCCATAGGAAAAGTAGTAATTTTAGTAATGGTGATTCAAGAAATCAATTTATATTAcctaataatatatcttttgaCATTAGTATAGATTGGTCACCAGAAGCTTCTGAGGCAGGAACTAGAAGAAATacattaattgaaaataaagagATTGATACAATTAATTCATCAACTATTGTTTCTTTAAGGCAAATAATGCATTCACCTAATACATCTTCTGATGAAATTAGAAAAGATAAAGATAAATCAATTGCTTTATTAATGCCATACAGAAAAGGGCATATAGATGATGTGTCAAAAGCATTATTAAGAGATAATTCATCTAATTTAtctactaaaataaaaaatattattgaaaaaactAACATTCAAGAGGAGGAACGTAgttatttaagaaataaacCAAAGAATGTTTTTGATATTGCTATACCagaatcttttattttttaa
- a CDS encoding T-box transcription factor TBX20, translating to MAKRSSDVLDGIDKGVKQLESTNKRSKFSIDHILEKKVDLSLKETNIFHKQCKEEWKEKEDSPEVISTIPSNILPLGVSQILEKVHCKLEGKELWNKFFNLSTEMIITKSGRRMFPTLKIKFEEINPESLYYIFLDIVPVDDRRYRYVYNKSSWLTAGKAEPTPPPRIYLHPDSPITGRQLASQIISFEKVKLTNSSDLDKTGHLVLNSMHKYQPRIHLMVKDDKNIKFPGIDYINSSQFDITKYNYKTFLFNETQFMAVTAYQNQLITQLKIEKNPFAKGFRDPGGRVSDYDDHGFGGNLFNNNISLNNLWGNGFPPSMDPLFFSRLNTAALLSQKFTPTPSGHGNFLFPLTNFSMNLLPGFEVFTNNDNKKNTNDDSSKI from the exons atggCTAAAAGATCTTCAGATGTTTTGGATGGTATTGATAAAGGTGTAAAACAATTAGAATCAACAAATAAAAGAAGTAAATTTAGTATAGATcatatattagaaaaaaaagttgatttatcattaaaagaaacaaatatttttcataaacaATGTAAAGAAGAATGgaaagaaaaagaagattCTCCAGAAGTAATATCAACAATTCCAAGTAATATTTTACCCTTAGGAGTTTCACAAATACTTGAAAAAGTTCATTGTAAACTTGAAGGTAAAGAATTAtggaataaattttttaatctaagTACAGAAATGATAATTACAAAATCTGGAAg AAGAATGTTTCCAacattaaagataaaatttgaaGAAATCAATCCTGaatcattatattatatttttttggaTATTGTACCTGTTGATGATCGTAGATATAGATATGTTTATAATAAGTCAAGTTGGTTGACAGCTGGTAAAGCTGAACCAACACCACCACCAAGAATCTATTTACATCCAGATTCTCCAATAACTGGAAGACAATTAGCATCacaaataatatcatttgaAAAGGTTAAATTAACTAATTCTAGTGATTTAGATAAGACAGGACATTTGGTACTTAATTCTATGCATAAATATCAACCAAGGATTCATTTGATGGTTaaagatgataaaaatataaaatttccaGGAATAGATTATATTAATTCTAGTCAATttgatataacaaaatataattataaaacatttctttttaatgaGACACAATTTATGGCTGTAACAGCATACCAAAATCAATTGATAacacaattaaaaatagaaaaaaatccTTTTGCTAAAGGTTTTAGAGATCCTGGTGGTCGTGTTTCTGATTATGATGATCATGGATTTGGtggaaatttatttaataataatatatctttaaataatttatggGGTAATGGTTTTCCACCATCAATGGatccattattttttagtagACTTAATACTGCAGCACTTCTATCACAAAAATTTACTCCAACACCATCTGGTCatggaaattttttatttccattaacaaatttttcaatGAATTTATTACCTGGTTTCGAAGTTTTCAccaataatgataataaaaaaaatactaatgatgattcttcaaaaatttag